The nucleotide sequence CTGGCTGATCCTTTAGGCGCAACGCCGGTATTGACCGCCGATGTGGACATGGACAACCTGGATCTCGACATGCTCACCCAAACCTTTTCCTTCGGGCGCATCCAGGGGCGGCTCAACGGCACGGTGCATGATCTGCGCATGGAGAACTGGAACCCGGTCTCCTTCGACGCGCGCTTCGCTACCCCTGATGGCGACACCTCGCGGCATCGCATCAGCCAAAAGGCAGTGGATAGTCTCTCCAGCCTGGGCGGCGCGGGCGGCGTGTTGTCGCGCAGTTTTTTACGCTTCTTCGATGAATTTTCCTACGATCGCCTGGGTCTAACTTGCCGTCTACAACACGGCGTGTGCAAGATGGACGGCGTAGAACAGGCCAGCAAGGGTTATTACATCGTCAAGGGCGGCGGTATCCCCCGCATAGATGTGATAGGCTACGCAAAAGAGGTGGACTGGGATGTGTTTCTGGAGCGCCTCAAACAGGCTACACGCAGTGAAGGACCGGTGGTACAGTAATCTTACATCGTCACTGTTCGAGAGGAAATCATGACATCAACCCGCTTAGCAATATCCTTCGCTCTACCGCTAATGCTGCTCGCCTGCGTCACGGTGAATATCTATTTCCCCGCTGCCGCGGCGGAAAAGGCCGCGGATCGCATCATCGAGGATGTGCTGGGCAAGCAGGCCGAAGGCAAAAAGAAATCACCAGAGCAAATCCCTGCGCCAAAGACGCCTGAAAAACCATCCACGCAAGACAAAAGCTCGCAGTATCACGAGTCATCGCACAGTCTGCTTGCCGCGGACTTGTTGAACATTATCATTGCGCCTGCTCAAGCCGCCGAAGCCGACCTCAATATCGCCACGCCGGCGATTGACACCCTGCGCGCCTCGATGAAGGCGCGCAATGTTGCCTTGGCCCCCTACTACGACAGTGGCGTTATCGGCTTTAGTGCGAGCGGACTCGTGGCGGAGCGCGACCCGAGTGCGACGCCTCTCAAGGATCGCAACACCGTCAAGCGGCTCGTCGCTGAAGAAAATGCGGATCGTACCGCACTCTATCGAGAGATCGCCGCCGCCAACGGCCGTCCCGAATGGGAAGCGGACATTCGCAATACCTTTGCAAAACGCTGGGTGGAGAATGCCGCGCCAGGCTGGTGGTATCAAGACAGCAGCGGCGCCTGGAAGCAGAAATAACCGTAGGTGCGAATTCATTCGCACACGGTCGAATAAACTCGGCCCTACAGACATGAACGTCCTGGTCTTCGATATCGAAACCGTCCCGGATGTGGTGGGCGGACGCAGGCATTATAAGCTTGATGGATTGAGCGACAAAGAAGTCGCTGAGGTTATGTTCCACAGCCGCCGCCAGGAGACCGGTGGCTCTGATTTTCTGCGGCTGCACCTGCAGCGCATCGTCGCCATCTCCGCGGTGCTGCGCTCGCGCGAGCACCTTAAAGCCTGGTCGCTCGGCGAACCGGATTCGCCCGAACACGAGCTAATCAAACGTTTTTTCGACGGCATCGAAAAGTACACACCCACGCTGGTGTCGTGGAACGGCGGTGGCTTCGATCTGCCGGTGCTGCATTACCGCGCGCTGCTGCACGGCGTGGCCTGCCCGCGTTACTGGGACACCGGCGAAGAAGACAGCAGCTTCAAATGGAATAATTATCTAAGCCGCTTCCATGCCCGCCACACCGATTTGATGGACGTGCTTGCGGCCTATCAGCCGCGCGCCAGCGCGCCGCTCGATGAGATCGCGGCACTGCTCGGATTTCCCGGCAAGATGGGCATGAACGGTTCGCAGGTGTGGGACAGCTACCTCGCCGGAGAGATCACCGCCATCCGCAACTATTGCGAGACCGATGTGCTTAACACCTATCTCATCTATCTGCGCTTTGAGCTGATACGCGGACACTTAACAGCCGAAGGCTATGCAACAGAGTGTCAACTTGTACGCGATGTGCTGGTTAAGGAAAGCAAACCACACCTCAACGAATTTCTCGCCGCCTGGCGTTAACACCAAACATAACCGGCCGAATGAATTCGGCCCTACCTTATTTTCAAATGCCCCGCCGCTCCCGTAGCAATAAGCCTCTCTCGCAAGAGCCTGTCCTGGCACATATCGAGTCGCTATCGCATGATGGGCGCGGTGTGGCGCACATCAACGGCAAGGCCCTGTTCATCGAAGGCGCCTTGCCGGGCGAGCAGGTGTTGTTTACCTATATCAAGCAGCGTAAACGTTATGACGAAGCGAAGGTCGAGAAAATTATCAAACCGTCGCCCGATCGCGTCGAACCGCGTTGCGCGCATTTCAACGTCTGTGGCGGGTGCAGCTTGCAGCACCTCACTCCCGCAGCCCAAATCGCAGCCAAACAGCAGGTGTTGCTGGATAGCCTGAAACACATCGGCGGGATCGAGCCTGGCGTGGTGCTTGCGCCGCTCACCGGCCCCTCTTGGGGCTACCGGCGCAGGGCGCGCCTGGGTGTCAAGTTTGTCATCAAGAAGGACAAACTGCTGATCGGCTTCCGCGAGAAGCGCAGTTCGTTGCTTGCCGACATAGAGCGCTGCGAAGTGCTGCATCCTCCCGTGGGCGGATTACTTCCGGCGCTGTGCGAACTCATTGCCGGGCTGGAAGCCTACAACTGCATACCCCAGATCGAAGTGGCTGCGGGCGACGAAGCAACGGCCTTGGTGTTTCGCAATCTGGCGGAGTTGAGCAACACTGATTTGATCAAGCTGCAAGACTTCGGCAAACAGCAAAACATACAGATTCATCTGCAACCGGCGGGACCGGAGAGTGTGACGCTGATATGGCCGGAGACCGCCGCCCTGAGCTACCGCCTGCCTGAATTTAATCTGGAACTGTTCTTTTCCCCGGCTGATTTCGTGCAAATCAATGCCGATGTCAATCGCGCCATGATAAGCCGCG is from Gammaproteobacteria bacterium and encodes:
- a CDS encoding 3'-5' exonuclease; the encoded protein is MNVLVFDIETVPDVVGGRRHYKLDGLSDKEVAEVMFHSRRQETGGSDFLRLHLQRIVAISAVLRSREHLKAWSLGEPDSPEHELIKRFFDGIEKYTPTLVSWNGGGFDLPVLHYRALLHGVACPRYWDTGEEDSSFKWNNYLSRFHARHTDLMDVLAAYQPRASAPLDEIAALLGFPGKMGMNGSQVWDSYLAGEITAIRNYCETDVLNTYLIYLRFELIRGHLTAEGYATECQLVRDVLVKESKPHLNEFLAAWR
- the rlmD gene encoding 23S rRNA (uracil(1939)-C(5))-methyltransferase RlmD, whose protein sequence is MPRRSRSNKPLSQEPVLAHIESLSHDGRGVAHINGKALFIEGALPGEQVLFTYIKQRKRYDEAKVEKIIKPSPDRVEPRCAHFNVCGGCSLQHLTPAAQIAAKQQVLLDSLKHIGGIEPGVVLAPLTGPSWGYRRRARLGVKFVIKKDKLLIGFREKRSSLLADIERCEVLHPPVGGLLPALCELIAGLEAYNCIPQIEVAAGDEATALVFRNLAELSNTDLIKLQDFGKQQNIQIHLQPAGPESVTLIWPETAALSYRLPEFNLELFFSPADFVQINADVNRAMISRVIELLQPGAHERVLDLFCGLGNFTLPLARHAARVTGVEGEAKLIQRAQDNAQRNGIHNAEFYAAGLSQDLSGQPWAKQRFDKILLDPPRTGALEIIKQLPAFEAKRIVYVSCNPATLARDARALTENGYTLMSAGVLDMFPHTTHVESIALFEKCENRV
- a CDS encoding YdbL family protein, translated to MTSTRLAISFALPLMLLACVTVNIYFPAAAAEKAADRIIEDVLGKQAEGKKKSPEQIPAPKTPEKPSTQDKSSQYHESSHSLLAADLLNIIIAPAQAAEADLNIATPAIDTLRASMKARNVALAPYYDSGVIGFSASGLVAERDPSATPLKDRNTVKRLVAEENADRTALYREIAAANGRPEWEADIRNTFAKRWVENAAPGWWYQDSSGAWKQK